A genome region from Oncorhynchus mykiss isolate Arlee unplaced genomic scaffold, USDA_OmykA_1.1 un_scaffold_120, whole genome shotgun sequence includes the following:
- the LOC110511347 gene encoding MHC class II transactivator-like gives MSSPSLSPRTLDVLPLSPVDGEVAPDSMCSYPPGSLSDCASQALSPPSASPLSPRTEEYIHQAKAHLRGMCQEMEAGLSLASHYVDVRLVQRQILIGSGKNTSKCPEKDLVVIGDAERRRGSLARSQVFESSPGAKPKRSIVLLGNAGMGKSTLIKKLCVDWSDGLLPQFDFVFLLDGKALTLPPEPTYSLRSLLLHLSCPHPRDVFNQVLSVPERVLVIFDGFEVVRDLEGLLQSPADDSKGENYSVRQLFSGLLQRKLLPGCSLLLSARPRGTVSGLLKRADSLLELSGFSPPDIERYLGQYFSGQSLEAPTSVPASDSIPVPNSVLAPVPDSVLASAPVSVPVPVSVPASVEEREEKREEEEREREDGEEEKEKEREEENRCVLSELSGLAWQGVKGHSSLLTLTLDNTVCVKLRLFGLRTGLVHSHWLRGEQGRDCGGGGGGVSSDNILSWAHPFLQSFLGGAHLSVSSCVSDRALLAQILPQPRGRRRPQGECLDLAQRFAVGLLFRNNAELRDLATLDTGAMKVVAAKRAAVISHLENLHHGDLSPAWLLEACHCVYETGDIRLVRHLVRNLPEVLSFQGVPLCPADAFVVWNLLDQCRTLRRRFCLGLEDTGLRMTGLKLLTGLNNIHSYRACIADTITLWEELEQSGEEELLKAVVSKLTLNPFRATQVSHVQHLSTLVNIHTSRRLSESQSDGVLGEGLPAVRDLHKLEFELGPVDGPLALPKLLELLPALHSLHHLDLENSKLGDSGAEGLAGAVLSLSSLQIINLSQNCIGDQGIESLAPALSTLPSLHCLSLYSNVISDGGAESLAAVLPQMTSLSDLDVKYNSFTALGAQSLASSLRDCPWIKSLGMWNVCIPYGVLERLQQQDPRIQLL, from the exons a TGTCTTCTCCCTCGCTGTCTCCTAGAACCCTCGAcgtcctacctctctctccag ttgacgGTGAGGTAGCTCCAGACTCGATGTGTTCATATCCTCCTgggtctctgtctgactgtgcCAGCCAagccctgtctcccccctctgcctcccccctctcccccaggaCAG aggagtACATTCACCAAGCCAAGGCTCACCTGAGGGGAATGTGCCAG GAGATGGAGGCGGGCCTTAGCCTGGCGTCCCACTATGTTGACGTGCGATTGGTCCAGAGGCAGATCCTGATTGGCTCAGGGAAGAACACCAGCAAGTGCCCGGAGAAAGATTTGGTCGTTATCGGAGACGCGGAGAGGAGGCGGGGCTCGTTGGCCAGGAGTCAG GTGTTTGAGAGCTCCCCCGGGGCAAAACCCAAACGTTCCATCGTGTTGCTAGGCAACGCCGGCATGGGCAAAAGCACGCTCATCAAGAAGCTCTGCGTTGATTGGTCCGACGGCCTCCTGCCTCAGTTTGACTTTGTGTTCTTACTGGACGGTAAGGCTCTGACCCTCCCCCCCGAGCCGACCTATAGCCTACGGTCCCTCCTCCTACACCTCTCCTGCCCCCACCCACGGGATGTCTTCAATCAGGTCCTCTCTGTCCCGGAGCGTGTGCTGGTGATATTCGATGGCTTCGAGGTGGTGCGTGACTTGGAGGGGCTGCTTCAGTCTCCAGCGGATGACAGTAAAGGGGAGAACTACAGCGTTAGACAGCTGTTCTCAGGTCTGCTCCAGAGGAAGCTGCTACCAGGctgctctctgctcctctctgcccGACCACGAGGCACCGTCAGTGGGCTGCTGAAACGGGCTGACAGCCTCCTGGAACTCTCTGGCTTCTCCCCTCCGGACATCGAGAGATACCTGGGACAATACTTCTCTGGACAGTCCCTAGAGGCCCCAACCTCAGTCCCAGCCTCAGACTCAATCCCAGTCCCAAACTCAGTCCTAGCACCAGTCCCAGACTCAGTCCTagcctcagccccagtctcagtcccagtcccagtctcagtcccagcctcagtc gaagagagagaggagaagagggaggaggaagagagagagagggaggatggagaggaagagaaagagaaagagagagaggaagagaacaggTGTGTTCTGTCAGAGTTGAGCGGTCTGGCTTGGCAGGGGGTTAAAGGTCATTCATCTCTCCTGACCCTGACTCTGGACAATACCGTCTGTGTCAAGCTGCGGTTGTTTGGCCTGAGGACTGGACTGGTCCATTCTCACTGGCTGAGGGGGGAGCAGGGCAGAGATTGTGGCGGTGGCGGTGGCGGCGTGAGTTCCGACAACATCCTGTCCTGGGCCCACCCTTTCCTGCAAAGCTTTCTGGGCGGGGCCCACCTGTCCGTCTCCAGCTGTGTGTCTGACCGTGCTCTGCTGGCCCAGATACTACCACAG CCCAGGGGGAGGCGACGGCCTCAGGGAGAGTGTCTGGACCTTGCTCAGAGATTCGCTGTCGGTCTGCTTTTCCGGAACAATGCGGAACTCCGGGATCTGGCCACCCTGGATACCGGCGCCATGAAAGTGGTGGCGGCCAAGCGAGCCGCTGTGATATCACACCTGGAGAACCTTCACCATGGCGACCTGAGCCCCGCTTGGCTCCTGGAGGCGTGTCACTGCGTTTACGAGACAGGCGACATCCGCTTGGTCAGGCACCTGGTACGGAACCTTCCCGAGGTTCTGTCGTTCCAAGGGGTTCCGCTGTGCCCCGCCGACGCCTTCGTAGTGTGGAACCTTTTGGACCAGTGTAGAACGCTGAGGAGGAGGTTCTGTCTGGGGCTGGAGGACACGGGACTGAGGATGACAGGATTAAAACTACTGACGGGTCTCAACAACATACACTCATACAG GGCGTGTATCGCTGACACCATCACTCTGTGGGAGGAGCTAGAGCAGAGTGGGGAGGAGGAGCTTCTAAAAGCGGTTGTGTCCAAGTTGACCCTTAACCCTTTCAGAGCCACACAGGTGTCCCACGTCCAACACCTGTCCACACTGGTCAACATACACACAAGCAGGAGACTGTCAGAGAG ccaatcagatgGTGTCCTGGGGGAGGGTCTACCGGCAGTCAGAGATCTCCACAAGCTGGAGTTTGA gttGGGGCCAGTGGATGGTCCTTTGGCGCTCCCTAAACTCCTGGAGCTGCTGCCAGCCCTGCACAGTCTACATCACCTGGA tCTGGAGAACAGTAAACTGGGGGACAGTGGGGCTGAGGGGCTGGCTGGAGctgtgctgtctctctcctctctgcagattATCAA tCTGTCCCAGAACTGTATAGGAGACCAGGGAATAGAGAGTCTGGctcctgctctgtctaccctccccTCGCTGCACTGTctcag TCTGTACAGTAATGTGATATCTGACGGGGGTGCTGAGAGTCTGGCTGCTGTTTTACCTCAGATGACATCACTCAGTGACCTGGA